From the genome of Nicotiana sylvestris chromosome 2, ASM39365v2, whole genome shotgun sequence, one region includes:
- the LOC104235248 gene encoding chloroplastic group IIA intron splicing facilitator CRS1, chloroplastic isoform X2 — translation MSATLFLAPNSNFIIKPKTILSLNSFSSKVTSFSSKPNDNNHPDKNLFENQDYESTSNPISRSSSGIKGPTAPWMRGPLLVEPNQVLDLSKSRKKKDANFPKTQNPSDALSGKVSGGRGKKAMKKIYQSIDKLQETQNLEFTHVETDAKFEFQFPPASLSNWKDVNFQFNEQTPYVKKDKVERVEFDILSGESEGRSGEKMPWESEERIVYRRMKKEKVLTAAELKLDSVLLERLRGEAGQIQKWVKVKKAGVTQVVVHQIHLLWKNNELAMLKFDLPLCRNMDRAQEIIEMKTGGFVVWRKKNALVVYRGCDYTLRQKDDPKRLHDFLRSQQNSSSTDTFKKTSAFLSSNSSRSSVDVISGESSEDDSLTINESLFEREANRLLDDLGPRYVDWWWPKPLPVDADLLPEVVPGFKPPFRLCPPRSRSKLTDDELTHLRKLARSLPTHFVLGRNRKLQGLAAAVIKLWEKCHIAKIALKWGIPNTNNELMANELKYLTGGVLLLRNKFFIILYRGKDFLPSQVASLVAEREVELRICQLEEEAARFKAIETLPITTGESMSSSNVGTLSEFQTIAEPGREKSETEVQLVAEKERLEKELRDEQHSLYILKKKIEKSSIALGKLDAAWRPAKPDVDKEILTQEERRSLRQIGLKMDRSLVLGRRGVFDGVLAGLHQHWKHREVVKVITMQKIFSHVIHTANLLEAESGGILVSVDKLKEGHAIVIYRGKNYRRPELVPQNLLNKRQALSRSLEMQRLGSLKFYANQTEQAISDLKCK, via the exons ATGTCTGCTACTCTATTTCTAGCTCCCAATTCCAATTTTATTATCAAGCCCAaaacaattctttctttaaatTCATTCAGTTCGAAAGTTACCTCCTTTTCCTCCAAACCCAATGATAATAATCATCCCGACAAAAACTTATTTGAAAATCAAGATTATGAGTCAACATCAAACCCTATTTCACGTTCAAGTTCAGGAATTAAAGGCCCTACTGCTCCATGGATGAGGGGTCCTCTTCTTGTTGAACCCAATCAAGTTTTGGACTTATCCAAATCAAGAAAGAAGAAAGATGCCAACTTTCCTAAAACCCAAAATCCTAGTGATGCACTTTCTGGTAAAGTTAGTGGAGGAAGAGGTAAAAAGGCAATGAAGAAGATTTATCAAAGCATTGATAAGCTCCAAGAAACACAAAATTTGGAATTTACACATGTGGAAACTGATGCTAAGTTTGAATTTCAGTTCCCACCTGCTTCTTTATCTAATTGGAAAGATGTGAACTTTCAATTTAATGAACAAACTCCATATGTGAAAAAGGACAAAGTGGAAAGAGTGGAATTTGATATTTTATCAGGAGAGAGTGAAGGAAGAAGTGGAGAGAAAATGCCATGGGAGAGTGAGGAGAGAATTGTATataggagaatgaagaaggagaaAGTTTTAACAGCTGCTGAGTTGAAACTTGATTCAGTGTTGCTTGAGAGATTGAGGGGTGAGGCTGGACAGATTCAGAAGTGGGTGAAGGTTAAGAAAGCAGGAGTGACACAAGTTGTTGTTCACCAAATCCACTTGCTTTGGAAGAATAATGAACTTGCAATGCTCAAATTTGACCTGCCTTTATGTCGTAATATGGACAGAGCTCAAGAAATTATTGAG ATGAAGACTGGAGGCTTTGTAGTTTGGAGGAAGAAAAATGCTCTAGTTGTTTATAGAGGATGTGATTATACTTTGAGACAGAAGGATGACCCCAAACGACTTCATGATTTTCTCCGTAGTCAACAAAACAGTTCATCTACTGATACCTTTAAAAAGACAAGTGCTTTCTTGTCGTCGAACTCAAGTAGGAGCAGTGTAGATGTGATAAGTGGTGAAAGCTCAGAAGACGATAGCCTAACAATAAATGAGTCACTCTTTGAGAGGGAAGCTAATAGATTATTGGATGACTTAGGACCTCGTTATGTTGATTGGTGGTGGCCAAAGCCTTTACCTGTGGATGCAGATTTGCTTCCTGAAGTGGTTCCTGGATTTAAGCCACCATTTAGACTTTGCCCACCACGTTCAAGATCAAAGCTTACTGATGATGAACTTACACACTTAAGAAAGCTTGCTCGTTCTTTGCCAACTCATTTTGTCCTCG GGAGAAACAGAAAACTGCAAGGCTTGGCTGCAGCCGTCATAAAATTGTGGGAGAAATGTCATATTGCAAAGATAGCTTTGAAGTGGGGAATTCCAAATACTAACAATGAGCTAATGGCAAATGAGCTGAAG TATCTTACTGGAGGAGTTCTTTTATTGCGGAATAAGTTCTTTATAATCCTATACAGAGGTAAGGATTTTCTTCCTTCTCAAGTTGCAAGCCTTGTAGCTGAGAGGGAAGTGGAACTCAGAATATGTCAGCTTGAGGAAGAAGCTGCACGATTCAAAGCAATTGAAACCCTTCCAATCACTACTGGAGAATCAATGAGCAGTAGTAATGTTGGGACTTTATCAGAATTCCAGACAATTGCAGAACCTGGAAGGGAGAAATCTGAGACTGAAGTTCAATTAGTAGCAGAAAAAGAAAGATTAGAAAAAGAACTGAGAGATGAACAGCACAGCCTTTACATT CTCAAGAAGAAGATTGAAAAATCATCTATAGCATTGGGAAAGTTGGATGCTGCATGGAGACCTGCCAAACCAGATGTCGATAAAGAAATCTTAACACAAGAAGAGAGACGATCTCTTAGGCAGATAGGATTGAAGATGGACAGGAGTTTAGTGCTTG GGAGACGCGGTGTTTTTGATGGTGTATTAGCGGGTCTCCATCAGCATTGGAAGCACAGAGAAGTTGTTAAGGTGATCACAATGCAGAAAATCTTTTCTCACGTCATTCATACTGCAAATCTCCTAGAGGCAGAAAGTGGTGGAATACTGGTTTCTGTAGACAAACTTAAAGAAGGCCATGCTATAGTAATTTATCGGGGAAAGAACTACAGACGCCCGGAATTGGTGCCGCAAAATCTTTTAAACAAAAGACAAGCTTTAAGTCGGTCCCTTGAAATGCAGAGACTTGGA TCATTGAAGTTTTATGCAAATCAAACTGAGCAGGCAATCTCTGATCTTAAGTGCAA GTAG
- the LOC104235251 gene encoding delta(7)-sterol-C5(6)-desaturase: MKNNSLFNIRILCESWLAHYSKRESILYKIVAQTRNTHIVVAYTATCFLHFSSSSPAYRRQNLVKPDPTRPLSSEMDDYLKQFVEETSFYNRLVLGAFLPESWWGPLPHMLQGWLRNYIGGVLLYFISGFLWCFYIYHWKRNVYIPKDAIPSNKAMLLQISVAMKAMPWYCALPSLSEYMIENGWTKCYARISDVGWLSYVIYAAIYLVIVEFGIYWMHRELHDIKPLYKYLHATHHIYNKQNTLSPFAGLAFHPLDGILQAVPHVVALFLVPMHFTTHIALIFVEALWTANIHDCIHGKVFPIMGAGYHTIHHTTYRHNYGHYTIWMDWMFGTLRDPIEEDAKKM, from the exons ATGAAAAACAATTCATTATTTAATATTAGAATCCTTTGCGAAAGCTGGCTAGCTCATTATTCCAAAAGGGAATCTATTCTGTATAAAATAGTGGCGCAGACCAGAAACACACACATAGTTGTCGCCTACACAGCCACTTGTTTTCTCCACTTCTCATCCTCTTCACCGGCTTATCGCCGTCAGAATCTGGTCAAACCCGACCCGACCCGACCACTTTCGTCGGAGATGGATGATTACTTGAAACAGTTTGTGGAGGAGACATCGTTTTACAATCGGCTGGTTTTGGGTGCATTCCTGCCGGAATCATGGTGGGGACCACTTCCTCACATGCTTCAGGGATGGCTCCGTAACTACATTGGTGGAGTTCTGCTTTACTTCATCTCCGGCTTCCTCTGGTGCTTCTACATCTATCACTGGAAACGCAATGTATATATTCCCAAAG ATGCCATCCCTTCGAACAAAGCAATGCTCTTGCAAATATCAGTTGCCATGAAAGCGATGCCATGGTACTGTGCCCTTCCATCACTTTCTGAGTACATGATTGAAAATGGATGGACAAAATGTTATGCAAGAATAAGTGATGTTGGATGGCTTTCCTATGTTATCTATGCGGCTATTTATCTTGTAATAGTGGAGTTTGGGATCTACTGGATGCATAGGGAGTTGCATGACATAAAACCTCTGTACAAATATCTGCATGCTACACATCATATTTACAACAAGCAAAATACACTTTCCCCATTTGCTG GATTGGCATTCCACCCATTGGATGGAATACTGCAGGCAGTGCCACACGTTGTAGCTCTATTCCTGGTGCCAATGCATTTTACTACACACATAGCACTCATTTTTGTGGAAGCCTTATGGACGGCTAATATTCATGACTGCATACATGGGAAGGTGTTTCCTATAATGGGTGCTGGCTATCATACCATTCACCATACGACATACCGCCATAATTATGGTCATTACACAATATGGATGGATTGGATGTTTGGAACTCTTCGTGATCCCATTGAAGAGGATGCCAAGAAAATGTAA
- the LOC104235248 gene encoding chloroplastic group IIA intron splicing facilitator CRS1, chloroplastic isoform X1, which produces MSATLFLAPNSNFIIKPKTILSLNSFSSKVTSFSSKPNDNNHPDKNLFENQDYESTSNPISRSSSGIKGPTAPWMRGPLLVEPNQVLDLSKSRKKKDANFPKTQNPSDALSGKVSGGRGKKAMKKIYQSIDKLQETQNLEFTHVETDAKFEFQFPPASLSNWKDVNFQFNEQTPYVKKDKVERVEFDILSGESEGRSGEKMPWESEERIVYRRMKKEKVLTAAELKLDSVLLERLRGEAGQIQKWVKVKKAGVTQVVVHQIHLLWKNNELAMLKFDLPLCRNMDRAQEIIEMKTGGFVVWRKKNALVVYRGCDYTLRQKDDPKRLHDFLRSQQNSSSTDTFKKTSAFLSSNSSRSSVDVISGESSEDDSLTINESLFEREANRLLDDLGPRYVDWWWPKPLPVDADLLPEVVPGFKPPFRLCPPRSRSKLTDDELTHLRKLARSLPTHFVLGRNRKLQGLAAAVIKLWEKCHIAKIALKWGIPNTNNELMANELKYLTGGVLLLRNKFFIILYRGKDFLPSQVASLVAEREVELRICQLEEEAARFKAIETLPITTGESMSSSNVGTLSEFQTIAEPGREKSETEVQLVAEKERLEKELRDEQHSLYILKKKIEKSSIALGKLDAAWRPAKPDVDKEILTQEERRSLRQIGLKMDRSLVLGRRGVFDGVLAGLHQHWKHREVVKVITMQKIFSHVIHTANLLEAESGGILVSVDKLKEGHAIVIYRGKNYRRPELVPQNLLNKRQALSRSLEMQRLGSLKFYANQTEQAISDLKCKLVEYTVKIGQMGEDLKASGA; this is translated from the exons ATGTCTGCTACTCTATTTCTAGCTCCCAATTCCAATTTTATTATCAAGCCCAaaacaattctttctttaaatTCATTCAGTTCGAAAGTTACCTCCTTTTCCTCCAAACCCAATGATAATAATCATCCCGACAAAAACTTATTTGAAAATCAAGATTATGAGTCAACATCAAACCCTATTTCACGTTCAAGTTCAGGAATTAAAGGCCCTACTGCTCCATGGATGAGGGGTCCTCTTCTTGTTGAACCCAATCAAGTTTTGGACTTATCCAAATCAAGAAAGAAGAAAGATGCCAACTTTCCTAAAACCCAAAATCCTAGTGATGCACTTTCTGGTAAAGTTAGTGGAGGAAGAGGTAAAAAGGCAATGAAGAAGATTTATCAAAGCATTGATAAGCTCCAAGAAACACAAAATTTGGAATTTACACATGTGGAAACTGATGCTAAGTTTGAATTTCAGTTCCCACCTGCTTCTTTATCTAATTGGAAAGATGTGAACTTTCAATTTAATGAACAAACTCCATATGTGAAAAAGGACAAAGTGGAAAGAGTGGAATTTGATATTTTATCAGGAGAGAGTGAAGGAAGAAGTGGAGAGAAAATGCCATGGGAGAGTGAGGAGAGAATTGTATataggagaatgaagaaggagaaAGTTTTAACAGCTGCTGAGTTGAAACTTGATTCAGTGTTGCTTGAGAGATTGAGGGGTGAGGCTGGACAGATTCAGAAGTGGGTGAAGGTTAAGAAAGCAGGAGTGACACAAGTTGTTGTTCACCAAATCCACTTGCTTTGGAAGAATAATGAACTTGCAATGCTCAAATTTGACCTGCCTTTATGTCGTAATATGGACAGAGCTCAAGAAATTATTGAG ATGAAGACTGGAGGCTTTGTAGTTTGGAGGAAGAAAAATGCTCTAGTTGTTTATAGAGGATGTGATTATACTTTGAGACAGAAGGATGACCCCAAACGACTTCATGATTTTCTCCGTAGTCAACAAAACAGTTCATCTACTGATACCTTTAAAAAGACAAGTGCTTTCTTGTCGTCGAACTCAAGTAGGAGCAGTGTAGATGTGATAAGTGGTGAAAGCTCAGAAGACGATAGCCTAACAATAAATGAGTCACTCTTTGAGAGGGAAGCTAATAGATTATTGGATGACTTAGGACCTCGTTATGTTGATTGGTGGTGGCCAAAGCCTTTACCTGTGGATGCAGATTTGCTTCCTGAAGTGGTTCCTGGATTTAAGCCACCATTTAGACTTTGCCCACCACGTTCAAGATCAAAGCTTACTGATGATGAACTTACACACTTAAGAAAGCTTGCTCGTTCTTTGCCAACTCATTTTGTCCTCG GGAGAAACAGAAAACTGCAAGGCTTGGCTGCAGCCGTCATAAAATTGTGGGAGAAATGTCATATTGCAAAGATAGCTTTGAAGTGGGGAATTCCAAATACTAACAATGAGCTAATGGCAAATGAGCTGAAG TATCTTACTGGAGGAGTTCTTTTATTGCGGAATAAGTTCTTTATAATCCTATACAGAGGTAAGGATTTTCTTCCTTCTCAAGTTGCAAGCCTTGTAGCTGAGAGGGAAGTGGAACTCAGAATATGTCAGCTTGAGGAAGAAGCTGCACGATTCAAAGCAATTGAAACCCTTCCAATCACTACTGGAGAATCAATGAGCAGTAGTAATGTTGGGACTTTATCAGAATTCCAGACAATTGCAGAACCTGGAAGGGAGAAATCTGAGACTGAAGTTCAATTAGTAGCAGAAAAAGAAAGATTAGAAAAAGAACTGAGAGATGAACAGCACAGCCTTTACATT CTCAAGAAGAAGATTGAAAAATCATCTATAGCATTGGGAAAGTTGGATGCTGCATGGAGACCTGCCAAACCAGATGTCGATAAAGAAATCTTAACACAAGAAGAGAGACGATCTCTTAGGCAGATAGGATTGAAGATGGACAGGAGTTTAGTGCTTG GGAGACGCGGTGTTTTTGATGGTGTATTAGCGGGTCTCCATCAGCATTGGAAGCACAGAGAAGTTGTTAAGGTGATCACAATGCAGAAAATCTTTTCTCACGTCATTCATACTGCAAATCTCCTAGAGGCAGAAAGTGGTGGAATACTGGTTTCTGTAGACAAACTTAAAGAAGGCCATGCTATAGTAATTTATCGGGGAAAGAACTACAGACGCCCGGAATTGGTGCCGCAAAATCTTTTAAACAAAAGACAAGCTTTAAGTCGGTCCCTTGAAATGCAGAGACTTGGA TCATTGAAGTTTTATGCAAATCAAACTGAGCAGGCAATCTCTGATCTTAAGTGCAAGTTG GTAGAATATACAGTAAAGATTGGTCAAATGGGGGAAGATCTAAAAGCTAGTGGTGCATAA